In one window of Streptomyces sp. FXJ1.172 DNA:
- a CDS encoding ATP-dependent 6-phosphofructokinase, with amino-acid sequence MRIGVLTAGGDCPGLNAVIRSVVHRAVAQYGDEVIGFEDGYRGLLDRHYRSLDLDAVSGILARGGTILGSSRLERDRLREACDKATDMVEEFGIDALIPIGGEGTLTAARMLSDAGLPVVGVPKTIDNDISSTDRTFGFDTAVGVATEAMDRLKTTAESHQRVMVVEVMGRHAGWIALESGMAAGAHGICLPERPFDPADLVKMVEERFARGKKFAVVCVAEGAHPAEGTMDYGKGEIDQFGHERFQGIGTALAYELERRLGKEAKPVILGHVQRGGVPTAYDRVLATRFGWHAVEAAHRGEFGRMTALRGTDIVMVPLAEAVTELKTVPKDRMDEAESVF; translated from the coding sequence ATGCGCATCGGAGTTCTCACCGCAGGCGGCGACTGCCCCGGCCTGAACGCCGTGATCCGGTCGGTCGTGCACCGGGCGGTGGCGCAGTACGGCGACGAGGTCATCGGTTTCGAGGACGGCTACCGCGGTCTGCTCGACCGCCACTACCGCTCGCTCGACCTGGACGCCGTCAGCGGCATCCTGGCCCGCGGCGGCACCATCCTCGGCTCCTCCCGGCTGGAGCGCGACCGGCTGCGCGAGGCCTGCGACAAGGCGACCGACATGGTCGAGGAGTTCGGCATCGACGCGCTGATCCCGATCGGCGGCGAGGGCACGCTGACCGCGGCCCGCATGCTCTCCGACGCCGGCCTGCCCGTCGTGGGCGTCCCGAAGACCATCGACAACGACATCTCCTCCACCGACCGCACCTTCGGCTTCGACACGGCCGTGGGCGTCGCGACCGAGGCCATGGACCGCCTGAAGACGACGGCCGAGTCCCACCAGCGCGTGATGGTCGTGGAGGTCATGGGCCGGCACGCCGGCTGGATCGCCCTGGAGTCCGGCATGGCCGCCGGCGCCCACGGCATCTGCCTGCCCGAGCGCCCCTTCGACCCCGCCGACCTGGTCAAGATGGTCGAGGAACGCTTCGCCCGCGGCAAGAAGTTCGCCGTCGTCTGCGTCGCCGAGGGCGCCCACCCCGCCGAGGGCACCATGGACTACGGCAAGGGCGAGATCGACCAGTTCGGCCACGAGCGCTTCCAGGGCATCGGTACGGCACTGGCGTACGAGCTGGAGCGGCGCCTCGGCAAGGAGGCCAAGCCGGTCATCCTCGGCCACGTCCAGCGCGGCGGCGTGCCCACCGCCTACGACCGCGTCCTCGCCACCCGCTTCGGCTGGCACGCCGTCGAGGCCGCGCACCGTGGCGAGTTCGGCAGGATGACCGCGCTGCGCGGCACCGACATCGTCATGGTGCCGCTCGCGGAGGCGGTCACCGAGCTGAAGACGGTCCCGAAGGACCGGATGGACGAGGCGGAGTCGGTCTTCTAG
- the pta gene encoding phosphate acetyltransferase, producing MTRSVYVTGIDRGDGRQVVELGVMELLTRQVDRVGVFRPLVHDGPDRLFELLRSRYRLSQDPATVYGMDYHEASALQAEQGTDELVSALVDRFHVVARDYDVVLVLGTDFADTQLPDELSLNARLANEFGASVIPVVGGRRQTAESVLAETRNAYRAYDGLGCDVLAMVANRVAREDRDEIAERLANRLPVPCYVVPDEPALSAPTVSQIAHALGAKVLLGDDSGLARDALGFVFGGAMLPNFLGALTPGCLVVTPGDRADLVVGSLAAHSAGTPPIAGVLLTLNEVPSEEILTLAARLAPGTPVLAVSGNSFPTAEHLFSMEGKMTAATPRKAETALGLFERYADTAELARRVSAPSSDRVTPMMFEHKLLEQARADKRRVVLPEGTEERVLHAAEVLLRRGVCDLTLLGPEDQIRKKAADLGIDLGGSRLIDPATSELRDAFAEQYAALRAHKGVTAELAYDVVSDVNYFGTLMVQEGLADGMVSGSVHSTAATIRPAFEIIKTKPESSIVSSVFFMCLADKVLVYGDCAVNPDPDAQALADIAIQSAATAAQFGVEPRIAMLSYSTGTSGSGADVDKVREATELARSRRPDLKIEGPIQYDAAVEPSVAATKLPQSDVAGQATVLIFPDLNTGNNTYKAVQRSAGAIAVGPVLQGLRKPVNDLSRGALVQDIVNTVAITAIQAQTPAN from the coding sequence GTGACGCGCAGCGTGTACGTGACCGGGATCGACCGCGGTGACGGCCGCCAGGTCGTGGAGCTGGGAGTCATGGAGCTGCTGACCCGGCAGGTCGACCGGGTGGGGGTCTTCCGCCCGCTCGTCCACGACGGACCCGACCGTCTGTTCGAACTGCTCCGGTCGCGCTACCGCCTCTCGCAGGACCCGGCCACCGTCTACGGCATGGACTACCACGAGGCGTCCGCGCTCCAGGCCGAGCAGGGCACCGACGAACTGGTCTCCGCGCTGGTCGACCGCTTCCACGTGGTGGCGCGCGACTACGACGTCGTCCTCGTCCTCGGCACGGACTTCGCCGACACCCAGCTGCCGGACGAGCTGTCCCTGAACGCCCGCCTCGCCAACGAGTTCGGCGCCTCCGTCATCCCGGTGGTCGGCGGCCGCAGGCAGACGGCCGAGTCCGTGCTCGCCGAGACCCGCAACGCCTACCGCGCCTACGACGGCCTCGGCTGCGACGTGCTCGCCATGGTCGCCAACCGGGTGGCCCGCGAGGACCGCGACGAGATCGCCGAGCGGCTCGCGAACCGGCTGCCGGTGCCCTGCTACGTCGTCCCGGACGAGCCCGCGCTGTCCGCGCCGACCGTCTCCCAGATCGCCCACGCCCTCGGTGCGAAGGTGCTGCTCGGCGACGACTCGGGCCTCGCCCGGGACGCGCTCGGCTTCGTCTTCGGCGGTGCGATGCTGCCCAACTTCCTGGGCGCCCTGACCCCGGGCTGCCTGGTCGTGACCCCGGGCGACCGCGCCGACCTGGTCGTCGGCTCGCTGGCCGCGCACAGCGCCGGCACCCCGCCGATAGCCGGCGTGCTGCTCACCCTGAACGAGGTGCCGAGCGAGGAGATCCTCACGCTCGCCGCCCGCCTCGCCCCGGGCACCCCGGTCCTCGCCGTGTCCGGCAACAGCTTCCCCACCGCCGAACACCTGTTCTCGATGGAGGGGAAGATGACCGCGGCCACCCCGCGCAAGGCGGAGACCGCGCTCGGCCTGTTCGAGCGGTACGCCGACACCGCCGAGCTGGCCCGCCGGGTCTCGGCGCCGAGCAGCGACCGGGTCACCCCGATGATGTTCGAGCACAAGCTGCTCGAGCAGGCCCGCGCCGACAAGCGGCGGGTCGTGCTGCCGGAGGGCACCGAGGAGCGGGTGCTGCACGCGGCCGAGGTGCTGCTGCGCCGGGGCGTGTGCGACCTGACCCTGCTCGGGCCCGAGGACCAGATCCGCAAGAAGGCCGCCGACCTCGGCATCGACCTGGGCGGCAGCCGGCTGATCGACCCGGCCACCTCCGAACTGCGCGACGCCTTCGCCGAGCAGTACGCGGCGCTGCGCGCCCACAAGGGCGTCACGGCCGAGCTGGCCTACGACGTCGTCTCCGACGTCAACTACTTCGGCACCCTGATGGTCCAGGAGGGCCTGGCCGACGGCATGGTCTCCGGGTCCGTGCACTCCACGGCCGCGACCATCCGCCCCGCCTTCGAGATCATCAAGACGAAGCCGGAGTCGTCCATCGTCTCGTCGGTGTTCTTCATGTGCCTGGCCGACAAGGTGCTGGTCTACGGCGACTGCGCGGTCAACCCGGACCCGGACGCGCAGGCGCTCGCGGACATCGCCATCCAGTCGGCCGCCACGGCCGCGCAGTTCGGCGTGGAGCCGCGGATCGCGATGCTGTCGTACTCGACCGGTACGTCCGGCTCGGGCGCCGACGTCGACAAGGTGCGCGAGGCGACCGAGCTGGCCCGCTCGCGCCGGCCGGACCTGAAGATCGAGGGGCCGATCCAGTACGACGCGGCCGTGGAGCCGTCGGTCGCGGCCACCAAGCTGCCCCAGTCCGATGTCGCCGGGCAGGCGACGGTGCTGATCTTCCCGGACCTCAACACGGGCAACAACACGTACAAGGCCGTGCAGCGTTCGGCCGGCGCGATCGCCGTCGGCCCGGTCCTGCAGGGTCTGCGCAAGCCGGTCAACGACCTGTCCCGGGGCGCCCTCGTCCAGGACATCGTCAACACCGTCGCCATCACGGCGATCCAGGCCCAGACGCCCGCCAACTGA
- a CDS encoding acetate kinase yields the protein MTETRAAHRVLVLNSGSSSVKYQLLDMSDAGRLAVGLVERIGERTSRLKHTCLSTGETREHTGPIADHDAALKAVAAELGRDGLGLDSPELAAIGHRVVHGGLFFTEPTVIDDEVIAEIERLIPVAPLHNPANLTGIRTARALRPDLPQVAVFDTAFHTTMPQSAARYAIDPKIADRHRIRRYGFHGTSHAYVSRRTARLLGKDPSEVNVIVLHLGNGASASAVEKGRCVDTSMGLTPLEGLVMGTRSGDLDPAVIFHLARVGGMSMDEIDTLLNKRSGLFGLCGDNDMREIRRRVDEGDEEAALAFDIYIHRLKKYIGAYYAVLGTVDAVAFTAGVGENAAPVREAAIAGLEGLGLAVDPELNAVRADGARLISPKDARVAVAVVPTDEELEIATQTYALVGKNN from the coding sequence GTGACCGAGACTCGCGCGGCGCATCGCGTCCTCGTCCTCAACTCCGGCTCCTCGTCGGTGAAGTACCAGCTGCTCGACATGAGCGACGCCGGCCGGCTGGCCGTCGGCCTGGTGGAGCGCATCGGCGAGCGGACCTCCCGGCTCAAGCACACCTGCCTCTCCACCGGCGAGACCCGTGAGCACACCGGGCCCATCGCCGACCACGACGCCGCGCTGAAGGCGGTCGCCGCGGAGCTGGGCCGGGACGGCCTCGGCCTGGACTCGCCCGAACTGGCCGCCATCGGGCACCGGGTGGTGCACGGCGGGCTGTTCTTCACCGAGCCGACCGTCATCGACGACGAGGTGATCGCCGAGATCGAGCGGCTGATCCCGGTCGCCCCGCTGCACAACCCGGCCAACCTCACCGGTATCCGCACCGCCCGGGCGCTGCGCCCCGACCTGCCGCAGGTCGCCGTCTTCGACACCGCGTTCCACACGACGATGCCCCAGTCCGCGGCGCGCTACGCCATCGACCCGAAGATCGCCGACCGCCACCGCATCCGCCGCTACGGCTTCCACGGCACCTCGCACGCGTACGTCTCGCGCCGCACCGCGCGGCTGCTGGGCAAGGACCCGTCCGAGGTCAACGTGATCGTGCTGCACCTGGGCAACGGCGCCTCGGCCTCGGCGGTCGAGAAGGGCCGGTGCGTGGACACCTCGATGGGGCTGACGCCGCTGGAAGGGCTCGTGATGGGCACCCGCTCCGGCGATCTGGATCCGGCCGTCATCTTCCATTTGGCACGCGTTGGCGGAATGTCCATGGACGAGATCGACACTCTCCTCAACAAGAGGAGCGGCCTGTTCGGGCTGTGCGGGGACAACGACATGCGGGAGATCCGCCGCCGCGTCGACGAGGGTGACGAAGAGGCCGCGCTCGCCTTCGACATTTACATTCACCGGCTCAAGAAGTACATCGGCGCTTATTACGCCGTCCTCGGCACGGTGGACGCGGTCGCGTTCACGGCCGGGGTCGGCGAGAACGCGGCGCCCGTGCGGGAGGCGGCGATCGCGGGCCTGGAGGGGCTGGGCCTGGCGGTCGACCCGGAGCTGAACGCGGTGCGAGCGGACGGGGCCAGACTGATCTCGCCGAAGGATGCGCGTGTCGCGGTCGCGGTGGTGCCGACGGATGAAGAACTGGAGATCGCGACCCAGACCTATGCACTGGTCGGAAAGAACAACTGA
- the pyk gene encoding pyruvate kinase: protein MRRSKIVCTLGPAVDTHEMLVAMIEAGMNVARFNFSHGTHAEHQARYDRVRAASKETGRAIGVLADLQGPKIRLETFAEGPVELERGDEFVITTEDVPGDKSICGTTYKGLPGDVSRGDQVLINDGNVELKVLDVEGPRVKTIVIEGGVISDHKGINLPGAAVNVPALSEKDVEDLRFALRMGCDMVALSFVRDAKDVQDVHRVMDEEGRRVPVIAKVEKPQAVQNMEDVVAAFDAVMVARGDLAVEYPLEKVPMVQKRLIELCRRNAKPVIVATQMMESMITNSRPTRAEASDVANAILDGADAVMLSAESSVGAYPVETVKTMSKIVKAAEEELLSKGLQPLVPGKKPRTQGGSVARAACEIADFLGGRGLIAFTQSGDTARRLSRYRATQPIIAFTTDEGTRNQLTLSWGVESHVVPFVSTTDEMVDLVDQEVARLGRFDAGDTVIITAGSPPGVPGTTNMLRVHHLSAQGS, encoded by the coding sequence ATGCGCCGTTCGAAAATCGTCTGTACTCTCGGCCCCGCGGTCGACACCCACGAGATGCTCGTCGCCATGATCGAGGCGGGCATGAATGTGGCCCGGTTCAACTTCAGCCACGGCACCCACGCCGAGCACCAGGCGCGGTACGACCGCGTCCGGGCCGCGTCCAAGGAGACCGGCCGGGCCATCGGCGTCCTCGCCGACCTGCAGGGCCCGAAGATCCGCCTGGAGACCTTCGCCGAGGGTCCGGTCGAACTCGAGCGCGGTGACGAGTTCGTCATCACGACCGAGGACGTCCCGGGCGACAAGAGCATCTGCGGTACGACGTACAAGGGGCTGCCGGGCGACGTCTCGCGCGGCGACCAGGTCCTGATCAACGACGGCAACGTCGAGCTGAAGGTCCTGGACGTCGAGGGCCCCCGGGTCAAGACGATCGTCATCGAGGGCGGTGTCATCTCCGACCACAAGGGCATCAACCTGCCCGGCGCCGCCGTCAACGTGCCCGCGCTGAGCGAGAAGGACGTCGAGGACCTGCGCTTCGCCCTCCGCATGGGCTGCGACATGGTCGCGCTGTCCTTCGTCCGGGACGCCAAGGACGTCCAGGACGTGCACCGCGTCATGGACGAGGAGGGCCGCCGGGTCCCGGTCATCGCCAAGGTCGAGAAGCCGCAGGCGGTGCAGAACATGGAGGACGTCGTCGCGGCGTTCGACGCCGTGATGGTGGCCCGTGGCGACCTGGCCGTCGAGTATCCGCTCGAGAAGGTCCCCATGGTGCAGAAGCGCCTGATCGAGCTGTGCCGGCGCAACGCCAAGCCGGTGATCGTGGCGACCCAGATGATGGAGTCGATGATCACCAACTCCCGCCCGACCCGCGCCGAGGCCTCCGACGTGGCCAACGCGATCCTGGACGGCGCGGACGCGGTCATGCTGTCGGCCGAGTCCAGCGTGGGCGCGTACCCGGTCGAGACGGTCAAGACGATGTCGAAGATCGTCAAGGCGGCCGAGGAAGAGCTGCTCTCCAAGGGGCTGCAGCCGCTCGTGCCGGGCAAGAAGCCGCGTACGCAAGGCGGTTCGGTGGCCCGCGCCGCCTGCGAGATCGCCGACTTCCTCGGCGGCCGGGGCCTGATCGCCTTCACCCAGTCCGGTGACACCGCGCGCCGGCTCTCCCGCTACCGCGCGACCCAGCCGATCATCGCGTTCACCACGGACGAGGGCACCCGCAACCAGCTCACCCTGAGCTGGGGAGTGGAGTCGCACGTGGTGCCGTTCGTGAGCACCACCGACGAGATGGTCGACCTGGTGGACCAGGAGGTCGCAAGGCTCGGCCGCTTCGACGCGGGCGACACGGTGATCATCACCGCCGGCTCGCCC